TCAGTGCAGCTCATAAAGTGTTTACTGCTTCaatttgtctttttagtttttcaTGTACATTTTCTCCAGTTTGAtttcaaaatacattaaaaacatcGCCACACCCTCCTGGAAGTCCTGCAGGTGCTGGTCCACCATCAGCTTAAGGTCATCAGTGTAGGGCTCGAGCTGAGCCTGCAGGTCCTTCACACTCTGCTTCAGCTCCTCACTCTTCTGCTCCAGGGTGGCTCTCACAGCCTCGGTGTCAATGGACTCAGCATAGGGGGCCAGCTCCTGTTTGAGCTGCTCCACTCTCTGCTGGATCTGGACCTTCATGTTGTCAGTGTAGGGCTTCATGATGTCCTTGGCAGCGGCCAGCTCCCTTTCCACATGCCCCTTCCGCTCTTCGGCCTCTCTGATGACTTTGTGGAGCATGTCCTGAGTTGCAGGGGGAAGCATCTGGTGCATGGCGAGCAAAGA
This genomic window from Pseudochaenichthys georgianus chromosome 16, fPseGeo1.2, whole genome shotgun sequence contains:
- the LOC117460684 gene encoding apolipoprotein A-IV-like, with translation MKVLVVLVLAVFTGCNANILYADAPKPQIELLTEAFWDYAAKATESADDTLQMIKKSPFGQGVNDRLEETRYLTAHSLLAMHQMLPPATQDMLHKVIREAEERKGHVERELAAAKDIMKPYTDNMKVQIQQRVEQLKQELAPYAESIDTEAVRATLEQKSEELKQSVKDLQAQLEPYTDDLKLMVDQHLQDFQEGVAMFLMYFEIKLEKMYMKN